GACACTCACGTCGCCACCTTCCTGCGTTGTCTTGAAGCCCTTCGCCAGCTTCCCAAACAAGCGCGTCCGCAAAAAGTCTACGGCTGCGAAGTCTGGCGCAAACTCGACTGGCTGCTCGCCCAGGACAAAGAGATGCTGTGGGTCGATCAATACCCTCATCTCATCGGTGCCCTGCTCGCCGTTTTCGATTCCCAAATCAGTGGCGGCAAACGTTACGACCTTGCCGAAGAAGGCCTGCGTCGCGCCAACGCCACTTACTTCGACTCCCACACCACCGACAACACCAACGCCCTCACCTACGCCATGGATCTCACCCCGCTGATCCAGGACGACACCCTCGATCCCGAAACCTACACCACCGCCTACATCGACCGCCTCAAGGACGACGTCCAGCAACGCCTGCGCCGCTTTCAACCGTGACACAGGCTTGCAGCCTGTGGGTGCGACAGGCATTTCGCCTGTGCGACTGGAAGGTTCGGCTCGGAGCCGTAACACAGACTTCCAGTCTGTGCTTTCAGAAAGTCCTCCGCCCAAATAAGCCCCCACACCGGGCAGGTTGCAAACCTGCCCCACCCACAGGCTGCAAGCCTGTGTCACCTCCCTACACCTACTGGTTCTTCTCTCCCCAGGCCTTCACGAACTCGATGCACTTCTTAATGTCGCCGACATTGTCCTCCCACTTGTTTTCATACTCGACCGACACGTTGCCATCAAAACCCTGTGCCTTCAGTTCCGCAAGCATCGCAGGCACATCGCAAATCCCCTCGCCATAAATCTGATCCTTCGCCTGTCTGCCGATCTCCGTGCGATCCTTCAAGTGGGTGCTGATGATCCGACCTTTCAAAATTTTCAAGCAGTCCAAAGGCACCAATCCACTCGTCGCCCAATGTCCGGTATCGCCACAGGCACCCAAACGCGGATCACGATCCTTCACCAGGCTCAACACGAAATTGGGATCCCACAATTGATAGGCCCGGTCCAAACGTTTGGCATGCTGATGATACCCCGCCTTGATGTCATACTCCTTCACCATCTTTTCGATGATATCGACATTCTTCACGTCTTCCGTCGTCACCGCATAAAGCCCCAGCTTCTTCGCAAACTCAAAAATTTGCTTCCACTCCGCTTCATCCTTGCCGCCCACCACCCCGTAGTTGACCGCTTTCACGCCGTGTTTGGTCAGCTTTGCCTGAAGCTCCGCGAAATCTTCGTCGCTCATGGTGTGATGCAACTTTTTGTCCGGCTTCTCCACGCTCAGCTTTTGTCCTGGATAAAACTCAATCACCTTCGCCCCCGCCTCCGCCGCCTTCTCCACCGCCTCAAACGCCGTGAACTTGTTGAACGAATAAGCCTGCGGCCCGACCGCAAAGCCTCCTTGCTTCACCTCCTCGGGAATCTGATTGGCTGCAAAAAGACCGCCAGCCGCCAGAACGGCCGCCGCAAAAAACGAAAGGAAACGGGTGCATGTTTTCATCAGCCCCAGTCCAGCTTGCAGCGACTCCGATGTCAAGACGCAGTTGAATGGAAAACCCGATCAGCCCTCAGGAAATTTCAATGTCATTCCCTGGACTAACATTGCGTTTCTTACGACGCGGCATGTGCTCTTCCTCGAGTATCCGATCGTCCATCAACGGTTTCGTGCCCGCTTCAAATTTCGGTTCCTCCTCAGTGAACGGTTGCTGTCCGCGATAGGTCTTCAGACGCTCACTCAATT
The Phragmitibacter flavus genome window above contains:
- a CDS encoding sugar phosphate isomerase/epimerase family protein, with product MKTCTRFLSFFAAAVLAAGGLFAANQIPEEVKQGGFAVGPQAYSFNKFTAFEAVEKAAEAGAKVIEFYPGQKLSVEKPDKKLHHTMSDEDFAELQAKLTKHGVKAVNYGVVGGKDEAEWKQIFEFAKKLGLYAVTTEDVKNVDIIEKMVKEYDIKAGYHQHAKRLDRAYQLWDPNFVLSLVKDRDPRLGACGDTGHWATSGLVPLDCLKILKGRIISTHLKDRTEIGRQAKDQIYGEGICDVPAMLAELKAQGFDGNVSVEYENKWEDNVGDIKKCIEFVKAWGEKNQ